The following proteins are co-located in the Pedobacter frigiditerrae genome:
- a CDS encoding DEAD/DEAH box helicase: MAKSFEEFNLNRQILNAVADAGYTVATPIQEKAIAPVLSGQDICGIAETGTGKTAAYVLPMLMKLKYAQGDAARALILAPTRELAMQIAEEVKRFSTYTDLRSVVIFGGIGPKAQKEQIKAGVDIIIATPGRFLDIYLSGEINTKYLQFLVLDEADKMMDMGFIGSIHRILEVVPRKRQNLLFSATMSDLVQKIAGDFLKHPTIIEASEQATPAQTVTQVLYEVPNFKTKINLLQHLLKDVEVFNRLIIFCKTKAVADNIFSYVVRKFGEESVRVIHANKGQNTRINSINSFKEGNIRVLVATDVASRGIDVTEVSHVINFDVPIIIEDYVHRIGRTGRAFSKGDAITFCTEAEKYYIRKIEKLTRQFIPVEPIPEGVFIEETPYEERQQIAKEIDLQKRKEDPDFKGAFHEKKNAKQIEDREREKARNKAHKTKVFKNKKRFDKKK; this comes from the coding sequence ATGGCAAAATCGTTCGAAGAATTTAATTTAAATAGGCAAATATTAAACGCAGTTGCCGATGCTGGTTATACTGTTGCCACGCCAATACAAGAAAAAGCAATTGCACCAGTTTTATCTGGTCAGGATATTTGTGGCATAGCCGAAACTGGAACTGGTAAAACAGCCGCCTACGTTTTGCCTATGTTGATGAAGTTAAAATATGCGCAGGGCGATGCTGCGAGAGCTTTAATTTTAGCGCCAACCCGCGAATTGGCCATGCAAATTGCCGAAGAAGTGAAACGTTTTTCTACTTATACGGATTTACGTTCGGTGGTTATTTTCGGTGGAATTGGTCCGAAAGCGCAAAAGGAACAAATAAAAGCTGGAGTTGATATTATCATTGCAACACCTGGTCGTTTCTTGGATATTTACCTTTCGGGAGAAATCAACACAAAATATTTACAGTTTTTAGTTTTAGATGAAGCTGATAAAATGATGGATATGGGCTTTATTGGCTCAATCCATAGGATTTTGGAAGTTGTTCCACGTAAACGTCAGAATCTACTTTTCTCAGCCACGATGAGCGATTTGGTTCAAAAGATTGCCGGAGATTTCTTGAAACATCCAACTATAATTGAGGCATCTGAACAAGCAACACCTGCACAAACAGTTACGCAGGTTTTGTATGAAGTTCCAAACTTTAAAACGAAGATTAATCTTTTGCAACATCTGCTGAAGGATGTTGAAGTTTTTAATAGGTTGATTATTTTCTGTAAAACGAAAGCAGTGGCTGATAATATTTTCAGTTACGTGGTTCGTAAATTTGGGGAAGAATCTGTTCGTGTTATTCATGCTAATAAAGGTCAGAACACTAGGATTAACTCCATAAATAGCTTTAAAGAAGGAAATATTAGAGTTTTGGTGGCTACCGATGTAGCATCTCGTGGAATAGATGTAACTGAGGTTAGTCACGTAATTAACTTCGATGTGCCAATTATTATTGAAGATTATGTGCACAGAATTGGTAGAACTGGAAGAGCGTTTTCTAAAGGTGATGCAATTACTTTTTGCACAGAAGCTGAGAAATATTACATCCGTAAAATTGAAAAATTAACTCGTCAGTTTATTCCAGTTGAACCAATTCCTGAAGGAGTTTTTATAGAAGAAACGCCTTACGAAGAAAGACAGCAAATAGCTAAAGAAATAGATTTGCAAAAACGTAAGGAAGACCCTGATTTTAAAGGTGCTTTCCACGAAAAGAAAAATGCAAAACAGATTGAGGACCGTGAAAGAGAGAAGGCTAGAAATAAAGCCCACAAAACAAAAGTATTTAAGAACAAAAAACGCTTTGATAAAAAGAAGTAA
- the gldC gene encoding gliding motility protein GldC: MRQAEIKITVELDDQNMPENILWESTDAETKDQVPVKSMILALWDHNYKNSMRIDLWTKDMPVDEMKRFFYETLQTMGDSFLKATGEENIVEDLRDYCAHFADKMGIDPRK; encoded by the coding sequence ATGAGACAAGCAGAAATAAAAATTACCGTAGAGTTAGATGACCAAAATATGCCAGAGAATATTCTTTGGGAAAGTACAGATGCTGAAACTAAAGACCAAGTGCCTGTAAAATCAATGATTTTAGCTTTGTGGGACCATAATTACAAAAACTCTATGCGCATAGATTTATGGACCAAGGATATGCCTGTTGATGAGATGAAACGTTTTTTCTATGAAACTTTACAAACCATGGGTGATAGCTTTTTGAAAGCAACCGGCGAAGAAAACATCGTAGAAGATTTACGTGATTACTGCGCTCACTTTGCCGATAAAATGGGTATAGACCCTAGAAAATAA
- a CDS encoding lipocalin family protein: MKILFVILFFTSSLLPVEKNVPVAKVDMKKYAGTWYSLYSIPTIFDKGSRETTTKYTLNKDGYFNVLTSYKKPNDEAIYSRTSKMFPPEEGSNGELKAQFIWPIKVDYWIIELADDYSYVVVGHPEHKFLFIMSRVKKMPKKTYDEIVVRCKAKGYEVTKLTSQQH, from the coding sequence ATGAAAATTTTGTTTGTAATCCTTTTCTTCACTTCAAGTTTACTTCCTGTCGAAAAAAATGTACCAGTTGCTAAGGTTGATATGAAAAAGTATGCCGGTACATGGTATTCGTTATATTCAATCCCGACAATATTCGATAAAGGAAGCAGAGAAACAACAACTAAATACACCTTAAATAAAGATGGGTATTTCAATGTGCTAACTTCTTATAAAAAACCTAATGATGAAGCAATTTATTCTAGAACTTCAAAAATGTTCCCTCCAGAAGAAGGAAGTAATGGAGAGTTAAAGGCACAATTTATTTGGCCAATCAAAGTAGATTATTGGATAATAGAGTTAGCCGATGACTATTCTTATGTGGTTGTTGGCCACCCAGAACATAAATTTTTGTTTATCATGAGCCGAGTTAAAAAAATGCCAAAGAAAACCTACGATGAAATTGTAGTTAGATGTAAAGCAAAGGGTTATGAAGTAACCAAATTAACATCGCAACAGCACTAA
- a CDS encoding DUF421 domain-containing protein, which translates to MNPYLDIALRSLAVYAFMLIAIRLTGKKEFSQLNTIDVVLILLISNAVQNAMVGNNTSLLGGLAAAAVLFMLNYILKKVAFKNKKIRELIFEHPEILIHNGKLNFDKLSHLGISDEELKEAMREHGVEHYKDVKLAIFEVDGNISIISGDKTLKQTHFKRKKAHKTLGLNN; encoded by the coding sequence ATGAACCCATACTTAGATATCGCATTGCGAAGTTTAGCTGTTTATGCATTTATGCTGATTGCTATTCGTTTAACAGGCAAAAAAGAATTTTCTCAGCTCAATACAATTGATGTGGTGTTGATTTTATTAATCAGCAATGCAGTACAAAATGCAATGGTTGGCAATAATACCAGTTTACTTGGTGGATTAGCCGCAGCGGCCGTGCTTTTTATGCTCAATTACATCCTTAAAAAAGTAGCTTTTAAAAACAAAAAGATAAGAGAGCTGATTTTTGAACATCCTGAAATTTTAATACATAACGGCAAGTTAAACTTTGATAAGCTAAGTCATCTTGGCATTAGCGACGAAGAATTAAAAGAGGCAATGAGAGAACATGGCGTTGAGCATTACAAAGATGTAAAACTAGCCATCTTTGAAGTGGATGGAAACATTAGCATAATCTCTGGAGATAAAACACTAAAGCAAACTCATTTTAAGCGTAAAAAGGCTCACAAAACTTTGGGCCTGAATAATTAA
- a CDS encoding methylated-DNA--[protein]-cysteine S-methyltransferase has protein sequence MEKYSSVVKSPIGDIIILADDNAVNVITFGARDVEGLQENSISQLAANELTQYFEGNLQAFSFPMAQEGTEFQKEIWQNLLKIPYGETTSYAKFSAHKPLAIRAIAAANGRNNIAIVVPCHRVIGSDGKLVGYAGELWRKKWLLQHEREVAQKGQTELKF, from the coding sequence ATGGAAAAATATAGCAGTGTAGTAAAATCGCCCATTGGGGATATTATCATATTAGCTGATGATAATGCTGTGAATGTGATTACGTTCGGCGCTAGAGATGTAGAAGGTCTTCAAGAAAATTCCATCAGCCAGTTGGCGGCAAATGAATTGACACAATATTTTGAGGGCAATTTGCAAGCATTCTCCTTCCCTATGGCTCAAGAAGGAACTGAATTTCAAAAAGAGATTTGGCAAAATCTATTAAAAATCCCTTATGGCGAAACTACTTCTTATGCTAAATTCTCTGCACATAAACCTTTAGCTATTAGAGCTATTGCGGCTGCAAATGGCAGAAACAATATTGCCATCGTTGTTCCCTGCCATAGAGTTATTGGTAGCGATGGAAAATTGGTTGGCTATGCTGGCGAGTTGTGGCGCAAGAAATGGCTTTTACAACACGAAAGAGAAGTTGCTCAAAAAGGGCAAACAGAATTGAAGTTTTGA
- a CDS encoding heme exporter protein CcmB: MQIANQIKHLIKKEMLLEWRNKYALNGVLLYVVSTVFVCYLSFVTVEKLTWNALFWIIMLFASINAVAKSFLQESKGRHLYIYTLVSPISLIIAKTVYNSLLMIVLTIIALLFYSMVFEPPKEIDLLMYLVAAVVGSLSFATIFTMVSAIASKAGNGGMLMAILSFPIIIPVLIVLIKLAKNAIDGLDRSVSLDDVGLLLLINAMVMGVSLILFPYLWRD; this comes from the coding sequence ATGCAAATTGCAAACCAGATTAAACATCTTATTAAAAAAGAAATGTTATTAGAGTGGCGTAATAAATACGCACTTAATGGGGTTTTGCTTTATGTGGTTTCCACGGTTTTTGTATGCTATTTATCTTTTGTTACTGTTGAGAAATTAACCTGGAATGCTTTGTTCTGGATTATTATGCTTTTTGCTTCTATCAATGCGGTAGCTAAAAGTTTCTTGCAAGAAAGCAAAGGCAGGCATTTATACATCTATACTTTAGTAAGTCCAATTTCATTAATCATAGCTAAAACAGTTTACAACTCGCTATTGATGATTGTGTTAACCATCATTGCATTGCTGTTTTATAGTATGGTTTTCGAACCGCCAAAAGAAATAGATTTATTAATGTACTTAGTCGCTGCAGTTGTAGGTAGTTTAAGTTTTGCCACCATTTTTACAATGGTTTCTGCAATAGCATCTAAGGCTGGTAATGGCGGAATGTTAATGGCAATTTTAAGTTTTCCTATCATAATTCCTGTATTAATTGTGTTGATTAAACTAGCTAAAAATGCAATCGACGGTTTAGATAGAAGTGTAAGTTTAGACGATGTTGGCCTCTTATTGTTGATTAATGCAATGGTAATGGGCGTTTCTTTAATATTATTCCCATATTTGTGGCGAGATTAA
- a CDS encoding cytochrome c biogenesis protein, whose translation MRKNWWKILGAVLVIYTTIAGLLLGVPHLNILNETIRNLYFHVPMWFAMIVLFTISVVYSIISLSSKKEIDDIRAVEAVNAGIIFGVLGLITGAVWAKFTWGQFWSFDPKQNFAAISILLYFAYLVLRNAIDEEQKRAKISAIYNIFAFPMMVVLLFVLPRLQSSLHPGNGGNPGFNSYDLDSRMRMVFYPACLGWIIIGYWIYTIRFRIRVLENKSNL comes from the coding sequence ATGCGAAAAAATTGGTGGAAAATTTTAGGTGCTGTTTTAGTGATTTACACAACAATTGCTGGTTTATTACTTGGCGTTCCGCACCTTAATATTTTAAATGAAACCATAAGAAATTTATACTTCCACGTGCCTATGTGGTTCGCCATGATTGTACTTTTCACAATCTCGGTAGTTTATAGTATAATCTCACTTAGTTCTAAAAAAGAAATCGATGACATTAGAGCTGTTGAAGCTGTAAATGCAGGAATAATTTTTGGTGTTTTAGGATTGATAACTGGTGCTGTTTGGGCTAAATTTACTTGGGGACAATTTTGGAGTTTCGACCCAAAGCAAAACTTTGCAGCCATTTCCATCTTGCTATATTTTGCTTATTTAGTCCTTCGCAATGCGATAGACGAAGAACAAAAACGTGCTAAAATATCTGCCATCTATAATATTTTCGCCTTTCCAATGATGGTTGTTTTATTATTCGTATTGCCACGTTTGCAATCGTCTTTGCATCCAGGTAATGGGGGTAATCCAGGTTTTAACAGTTACGATTTAGATAGCAGAATGCGAATGGTGTTTTATCCTGCTTGTTTAGGTTGGATAATTATTGGCTACTGGATTTATACCATTCGTTTCAGAATCCGTGTTTTAGAAAACAAATCAAATTTATAA
- a CDS encoding CcmD family protein produces MMRKIAFTLMMLMTTLNLFAQNNEVEMADAFRSNGKIYVVVAVIVIILVGLLVYLFTLDKRLKMLEKKSSDKN; encoded by the coding sequence ATGATGAGAAAAATTGCTTTTACTTTAATGATGTTAATGACCACCCTTAATTTGTTCGCTCAAAATAACGAGGTAGAAATGGCCGATGCTTTTAGAAGTAACGGAAAAATATATGTTGTGGTAGCTGTTATCGTCATAATTTTGGTTGGTTTGCTAGTCTATCTCTTCACTCTAGACAAAAGATTAAAAATGTTAGAAAAAAAATCTTCTGACAAAAACTAA
- a CDS encoding Glu/Leu/Phe/Val dehydrogenase, with protein MANTANETSFFQDVCKNFDSAAQFTNHPEGLLAQIKACNSVYRFQFPIRRGNGFEVIDAWRVEHSHHMSPTKGGIRYSEMVNEDEVMALAALMTYKCAIVNVPFGGAKGGICINPKNYTVAELETITRRYTTELIKKNFIGPGIDVPAPDYGSGEREMSWIADTYMTMNPGQLDALGCVTGKPIALHGIRGRKEATGRGVAYAVRECVSFAEDMAKVGLTAGLEGKRVIVQGLGNVGYHSAKFLAEFGATIVGICEFEGAIYNANGLNIDEVFAHRKNTGSILDFEGATSFKNSMEGLEQDCDILVPAALENQITKENIRNIKAKIIAEGANGPTTPEAEEIFTEMGGMIIPDMYCNAGGVTVSYFEWLKNLSHVAFGRMESRYAENSNANLINTLESLTGKTIPAENRLMIVKGASEMELVNSGLEDTMIHSYREIRETWLNKPEVKTLRTAAFVNSIDKIAVSYMNLGVWP; from the coding sequence ATGGCTAATACAGCAAACGAAACAAGTTTCTTTCAAGATGTTTGTAAGAACTTTGATAGTGCCGCACAATTTACCAACCATCCAGAAGGTTTATTGGCTCAAATAAAAGCATGTAACAGTGTATACCGTTTTCAATTTCCTATCCGCAGAGGAAACGGTTTCGAAGTAATTGATGCATGGCGTGTAGAACACTCGCATCACATGAGCCCAACAAAAGGTGGTATTCGCTACAGCGAAATGGTTAACGAAGACGAAGTAATGGCACTTGCAGCATTAATGACTTACAAGTGTGCCATCGTAAATGTTCCTTTTGGTGGTGCCAAAGGCGGAATTTGCATCAATCCAAAAAACTATACTGTTGCCGAGTTAGAAACAATTACTCGTCGTTATACAACAGAATTAATTAAAAAGAACTTCATTGGTCCTGGTATCGATGTTCCTGCTCCTGATTATGGGTCTGGTGAACGTGAAATGAGTTGGATTGCAGATACTTATATGACTATGAATCCTGGTCAATTAGATGCATTAGGTTGTGTAACTGGTAAACCAATTGCCTTACACGGTATTCGTGGTAGAAAAGAAGCAACTGGTCGTGGTGTAGCTTACGCTGTACGTGAATGTGTTTCATTTGCAGAAGATATGGCAAAAGTTGGTTTAACAGCTGGTTTAGAAGGTAAAAGAGTAATTGTACAAGGTTTAGGTAATGTAGGTTATCACTCGGCTAAATTCTTGGCAGAATTCGGTGCTACCATTGTTGGTATCTGCGAATTCGAAGGTGCTATCTACAATGCAAATGGATTAAATATCGATGAAGTTTTTGCACATCGTAAAAATACTGGTTCTATTTTAGATTTTGAAGGAGCAACAAGCTTTAAAAACTCTATGGAAGGTTTAGAGCAAGATTGCGATATCTTAGTTCCAGCGGCATTAGAGAACCAAATTACAAAAGAAAACATCCGTAATATTAAAGCGAAAATCATTGCTGAAGGTGCAAACGGACCAACAACTCCAGAAGCTGAAGAGATTTTTACAGAAATGGGCGGAATGATTATTCCCGATATGTATTGTAACGCTGGTGGGGTAACTGTTTCTTATTTCGAATGGTTAAAAAACCTTTCTCACGTAGCTTTTGGTCGTATGGAAAGTCGTTATGCTGAAAACTCTAACGCTAATTTGATTAACACTCTGGAAAGCTTAACAGGGAAAACCATTCCTGCCGAAAACCGTTTAATGATTGTTAAAGGTGCATCTGAAATGGAATTGGTAAACTCTGGTTTAGAGGACACAATGATTCACTCTTATCGTGAAATCAGGGAGACTTGGCTTAACAAACCAGAGGTTAAAACTTTAAGAACTGCAGCTTTTGTAAATTCAATTGATAAAATTGCTGTTTCTTATATGAATTTAGGTGTTTGGCCATAA
- a CDS encoding porin family protein, with product MKKILLTLLFTSSITLAKAQVGITAGGNMAKYSYTSNADRKSMFGFNGGLFYNHNFGENFAIQPELSYTIKGATLYTEIFIGSNNPVMKYQNRLKYVQFSLPVMRSFEVSDEFDFDLGLGVFVGYLTSANYTAKNFDGTSSKGDFKIGNAATDSFKALDYGASAKIGFTMSKTLGFHFRYEAGIADLSPTPNDPKLKTGNTTFNISYIFGSKD from the coding sequence ATGAAGAAAATTTTATTAACACTCTTATTTACATCAAGTATCACTTTAGCAAAAGCACAAGTGGGGATTACCGCAGGGGGTAATATGGCCAAGTACAGTTACACTTCTAATGCCGACAGAAAATCTATGTTTGGGTTTAATGGTGGATTATTTTACAACCATAATTTTGGAGAAAACTTTGCTATCCAGCCTGAATTATCGTACACCATAAAAGGTGCAACTTTGTATACCGAAATATTTATAGGTAGTAATAATCCAGTAATGAAGTATCAGAACCGTTTAAAGTATGTTCAATTTTCATTACCAGTTATGCGCAGCTTCGAAGTTTCTGATGAATTTGATTTTGACTTGGGTTTAGGCGTATTTGTTGGTTATTTAACAAGCGCAAATTACACTGCTAAAAACTTTGATGGCACCAGTTCTAAAGGAGATTTTAAAATTGGCAATGCTGCTACAGACAGCTTTAAAGCATTAGATTATGGAGCAAGCGCAAAAATTGGATTTACCATGTCTAAAACTTTAGGTTTCCATTTTAGATATGAAGCTGGAATTGCAGATTTAAGCCCTACACCAAATGACCCAAAATTGAAAACTGGGAATACAACTTTTAACATCAGTTATATTTTTGGTTCGAAAGATTAG
- the msrA gene encoding peptide-methionine (S)-S-oxide reductase MsrA, protein MKYIFGILIAALAFSSCSSGGEQKKAALPKPNAKEQVAVFAGGCFWGLQEGFSELKGVSKATSGYAGGTKDNPTYEEVSADRTGHAESVQIIYNPSIISFSQLLEAFFVMHDPTQLNRQGPDFGTSYRSVAFYSNESEKKQIEAAILKYNRAKLHSDAVVTEVKPLEKFYPAEEYHQNYYRLHPDEGYITNVCGPKVQKLRAALPQLLQDEYK, encoded by the coding sequence ATGAAATATATATTTGGAATTTTAATTGCAGCATTGGCGTTTTCATCTTGTAGCAGTGGGGGCGAGCAAAAAAAAGCAGCATTGCCAAAACCTAATGCTAAGGAACAAGTTGCTGTTTTTGCAGGTGGCTGTTTCTGGGGGCTTCAAGAAGGCTTTTCAGAACTAAAAGGAGTTTCGAAGGCAACTAGCGGTTATGCAGGTGGAACAAAAGATAATCCGACTTACGAAGAAGTTAGCGCAGATAGAACTGGTCACGCAGAGTCGGTTCAAATCATTTATAATCCAAGTATAATTAGCTTTAGTCAGTTGTTGGAAGCATTTTTTGTCATGCATGACCCAACCCAATTAAACAGGCAAGGTCCAGATTTTGGCACCAGTTATCGCTCTGTTGCTTTTTACAGCAATGAATCAGAAAAGAAACAGATTGAGGCAGCCATTCTTAAATACAATAGGGCAAAATTGCATAGCGATGCAGTGGTTACTGAAGTAAAGCCTCTCGAAAAGTTTTACCCCGCAGAAGAATATCATCAAAATTATTATCGCCTACACCCAGATGAAGGCTATATTACTAATGTTTGCGGACCAAAAGTTCAAAAACTTCGTGCAGCATTGCCGCAACTTCTTCAAGATGAATATAAGTAA
- a CDS encoding cytochrome c maturation protein CcmE, translated as MRKSAIIGLITIAICIGFLVSLNAETDTYSNFNEASSSNKEEHVIGHWEKTKGTHYDAIKDPNHFAFYMKDEKGDVKKVVLNGTKPQDFERSEKLVVIGKMENETFRASKILMKCPSKYNDEMVEVSQDGQVKQYKKS; from the coding sequence ATGAGAAAAAGTGCTATTATCGGTTTAATTACAATTGCCATTTGTATTGGCTTTTTGGTAAGCTTAAACGCAGAGACAGATACCTATTCTAATTTTAACGAGGCATCATCTTCAAATAAAGAAGAACACGTAATTGGACATTGGGAGAAAACCAAAGGCACACATTACGATGCGATAAAGGATCCAAATCATTTTGCTTTTTATATGAAAGATGAAAAGGGCGATGTAAAGAAAGTAGTTTTAAATGGTACAAAACCTCAAGATTTTGAGCGTTCTGAGAAATTGGTTGTTATTGGCAAAATGGAAAATGAAACCTTTCGTGCCTCTAAAATATTAATGAAATGCCCTTCTAAATACAATGATGAAATGGTTGAAGTAAGCCAAGACGGTCAGGTTAAACAATACAAAAAATCTTAA
- a CDS encoding heme lyase CcmF/NrfE family subunit, giving the protein MDIQFIGENLLPGKIGQFFIVLSFAASLLSTIAYFFAVKNKDEQDKSWTKLGRISFLVNLVSIIGIGSTLFYLILNHYNEYNYVYAHSSKELPVYYIVSAFWEGQEGSFWLWAFWQSILGTILIWKGKTWENGVMTVIAFSQVFLTSMLLGVEIFGQRIGSSPFILLRDAVDLKSMAPVVFADPENFKNYLKFIVDGKGLNPLLQNYWMVIHPPTLFLGFASMVVPFAYGITALWTRRYKDWVKPVLPWTLFAVMILGTGIIMGSFWAYEALNFGGFWAWDPVENASIIPWLTLIAGVHVLIAYKNTGHAFFTAMALMLMSFILVLYASFLTRSGILGDTSVHSFTDLGMFGHLIAYILAFVIISVYFIATRWNELPITHKDEETYSREFWMFIGALVVTVACLQVIVTTSYPVFNKIFGTSKLISNPIEYYNKWQSGFAFLVTLISGFSQYLKYKRTDPRRFYSSLISSIVFSLVLTALFVYFTKVYTNLMFILLTFSCLFAVLSNARLLTGIFSSKGSKLAGSAIAHIGFAILLLGALVAAATSKVVSINATNQIDVRDFEKNQKPGENIMLFKNEPKKMGKYTVTYISDTTIAPNTIYTLNFKVIDAAGKVKEEFEVNPNVQQNEKMGLISSPDTKHYLTSDIYTHMTSVKANEEEHGDHEGHAEEENFKAPRIVTLAVGDTIHTSSGVLTVNPINRNPVVKHLKLAPSDLAIGLPLVVDVSGKIYKAEPLFLVKGNNTFDFARNIEELGLRLRFTKVLPDQNKFEVQVYEKPQQAKDWVVFKSIEFPLINLYWVGTIIMVVGFLISIFRRKKELKTS; this is encoded by the coding sequence ATGGATATTCAATTTATAGGAGAAAACCTCCTTCCTGGTAAAATAGGGCAATTTTTTATAGTGCTCTCTTTTGCAGCATCGCTATTATCTACTATCGCTTATTTCTTCGCTGTTAAAAATAAAGACGAACAAGATAAATCTTGGACTAAACTAGGTCGCATAAGTTTTTTGGTAAACTTGGTTTCGATTATTGGTATTGGTTCAACGCTGTTTTATCTAATCTTAAATCATTATAACGAATACAATTACGTTTATGCTCACTCTTCTAAAGAATTGCCAGTTTATTACATCGTTTCTGCTTTTTGGGAAGGACAAGAAGGAAGTTTTTGGCTTTGGGCATTTTGGCAATCTATTTTAGGGACAATTCTAATTTGGAAAGGGAAAACTTGGGAGAATGGCGTAATGACTGTTATCGCTTTTTCGCAAGTGTTTTTAACCTCTATGTTGTTGGGTGTTGAAATTTTTGGGCAAAGAATTGGTAGTTCGCCATTTATCCTGTTAAGAGATGCTGTTGATTTAAAATCAATGGCGCCAGTGGTTTTTGCAGACCCAGAAAATTTTAAAAACTATTTGAAGTTTATTGTAGATGGTAAAGGTTTAAATCCATTGTTACAAAACTATTGGATGGTTATACATCCACCAACCTTGTTTTTAGGTTTTGCAAGTATGGTAGTGCCTTTTGCTTATGGTATTACGGCTTTATGGACCAGACGTTATAAAGATTGGGTTAAACCTGTATTACCTTGGACATTATTTGCCGTAATGATTTTAGGAACGGGTATTATTATGGGCTCGTTTTGGGCTTATGAGGCGCTTAACTTTGGTGGTTTTTGGGCTTGGGACCCTGTAGAAAATGCTTCTATTATTCCTTGGTTAACTTTAATTGCAGGTGTACACGTTTTAATAGCTTACAAAAACACTGGTCACGCATTTTTTACCGCGATGGCTTTAATGTTAATGAGTTTCATTTTGGTGCTTTATGCTTCCTTTTTAACAAGAAGTGGTATTTTGGGCGATACTTCTGTGCACTCGTTTACAGATTTAGGAATGTTTGGCCACCTAATAGCATACATCTTAGCATTTGTTATCATTAGTGTCTATTTTATTGCCACAAGGTGGAATGAATTACCAATAACCCATAAGGATGAAGAAACTTATTCTCGTGAATTTTGGATGTTTATTGGTGCTTTGGTTGTAACGGTTGCTTGTTTGCAAGTAATTGTCACAACATCTTATCCTGTATTTAATAAGATTTTTGGCACCTCCAAACTGATAAGTAATCCAATTGAATATTATAACAAATGGCAATCTGGTTTTGCATTTTTAGTCACGTTAATTTCTGGGTTTTCTCAATACTTAAAATATAAAAGAACAGACCCTCGTCGTTTTTACAGCAGTTTAATCTCATCAATTGTATTCAGCTTAGTTTTAACAGCATTGTTCGTATACTTTACAAAAGTGTATACCAATTTAATGTTTATTCTCTTGACGTTTAGCTGTCTGTTTGCCGTATTATCTAATGCAAGATTGTTAACGGGAATTTTTAGCTCAAAAGGAAGTAAGTTGGCTGGTTCGGCAATTGCACACATCGGCTTTGCCATTTTATTGTTAGGTGCATTGGTTGCCGCGGCTACGAGTAAGGTTGTTTCAATTAATGCCACAAATCAAATAGATGTTAGGGATTTCGAAAAAAATCAAAAGCCTGGCGAAAATATCATGCTATTTAAAAACGAGCCTAAAAAGATGGGCAAGTATACAGTAACTTACATCAGTGATACTACGATAGCTCCAAATACAATTTATACGCTTAATTTTAAAGTTATTGATGCAGCTGGCAAGGTGAAGGAAGAATTTGAGGTAAATCCAAATGTTCAGCAAAATGAAAAAATGGGTTTAATATCTTCTCCAGACACTAAGCATTATTTAACTTCTGATATCTACACACACATGACCAGTGTTAAGGCTAATGAAGAAGAACATGGCGACCATGAAGGGCATGCGGAGGAAGAAAATTTTAAAGCACCAAGAATAGTTACGCTAGCTGTTGGTGATACAATTCATACAAGCAGTGGTGTTTTAACGGTTAACCCGATAAATAGAAATCCGGTAGTAAAACATTTAAAATTAGCACCAAGCGACTTAGCTATAGGCCTGCCATTAGTGGTTGATGTGAGTGGTAAAATCTATAAAGCCGAACCATTATTTTTGGTAAAAGGAAATAACACATTTGACTTTGCCAGAAATATTGAAGAACTGGGCTTAAGATTAAGGTTTACAAAAGTACTTCCTGACCAAAATAAATTTGAAGTACAGGTATATGAAAAACCACAACAAGCTAAAGATTGGGTTGTATTTAAATCTATCGAGTTTCCACTCATCAATTTGTATTGGGTTGGTACGATTATAATGGTTGTGGGTTTCTTAATCTCTATTTTCAGAAGAAAAAAAGAACTCAAAACGAGCTAA